The following DNA comes from Cytophagales bacterium.
TTCATTTTCTCTGGCATGCACATAATGCACCAATGAAGTTTGCTGTGCATCCAACAAATAGAGGCCGTCATTTTCAGTACCGATCCATAAATTCCCCTTTTGATCTTCCAAAAGACTCAATACCGTGGCCTGAGCAAGTGAAGCAGTTAATTCAGGCTGACTTGGCACTATTACCGGCTCAATGGTATATCTTCCTTCCACATAAGTAAGTGAATACAATCCCTTGTTTGAACCGATCCACAAGCCATTGGCCTTTGGAAAAAGGGTTCGTGGCGAATTGCCGGCCTGGGATTCGTGCAGCTTGTAGGAGATGAATCTTTTGGAATTCCTGTCATAAAGATTAATTCCTCCTCCACGCACACCAATCCATAAATTCCCCTGATCATCTTCTTCAATGGCATTGATTTGATTACCTGAAATAGAATTGGGATCATCCTGATTATATCTGAACCTGAAAAAAGTGCCCGCTTCTGGATGATAACGCGTAAGACCTTTATCCTCGGAACCAATCCAAATTACCCCTTCGTGATCGACAAAAAGTGATACGACGAAGTTGCTCCCAAGTGAATTCGGATTATCCGGATCATGCATGAACCTGGAAAAAACACCTTCTTTTCGATTATAAAAATTGATCCCTCGATCAGTTCCTAACCAAAAATTACCGCTTTGATCGATGGCTGCATCATTGATCCGGCTATCGCTCAATGAAGAAGAGTCCCGGGTATCGGCAAAATACTGGGTGAAAAAACGACCATCGAATTTGTTGAGGCCATGCCGTGAACCAAACCACATGAAACCATCCTGATCCTGCCAGATCTTGGTGACCGTATTTTGAGACAACTTGGCATCAATATGATGAAATACCAGGGTATCATTGGCCAATAGTGGCTCTGATAAAAAAGCAATCAGAATTAAAAAAATGTAGCTATTAAGCTTTTTGCCGATATCCAACCGCATAACCTTTTCACACAAATTTTGTGAGACACAAAACCATAAGAATCAGTAAAAATAATATGTGGTTCGGTAGATCACATAGCAAAAGATCAGGAAAAGAAAAATATCACCATAGAAACGACTATAGCCATCCTATAATATTGGCATTTAGGGCACCTATGGTGTTGGTAGAAAAAAACTAGCTTTTGTTGAGCAGTGATGATTAAGTTTGCGCCGATAATACGCAGACATAAAACAGTTATTAATCAATTATGCAGCCAACTTTAGTTGTCCTTGCCGCAGGAATGGGTTCTCGATACGGTAGTTTAAAGCAGATAGATGCATTTGGTCCTTCGGGCGAGACAATCATCGATTATTCTGTCTATGACGCAATAAAGGCAGGATTTGGGAAGGTGGTTTTCGTCATTAGAGAGTCTTTACTCGAAGATTTTCAGAAATTATATTTCGACAAATTTTCAGATCAGATCGCCATCGATTATGTGTTTCAGGAGTTACATAATGTACCTGAAGGAATAGCAGTTCCTGAAGACAGGGTTAAGCCCTGGGGTACGGGTCATGCCGTGTTGGTCGCTGCAGACAAAGTCAAAGAGCCATTTGCCGTAATTAACGCTGATGATTTCTATGGTGCAGATTCTTTTCGACTGATCGCTGATCACCTCAAAGGTCTGGATCACCAAAAAGTAGCCGGATGCATGGTTGGTTTTCAGTTGCCCAAGACCATATCTGAGCACGGATACGTCTCCAGAGGCGTGTGTGAAGTGGACGACAGCAACCATCTTTTATCCATAACGGAGCGAACACACATCACCAGGGAAGCAGATGGCAATATCTATTTCAAGGATGAAGACAATCAGGTTCACTTACCGGAGAGCACAATAGTATCCATGAACCTGATGGGTTTTACGCCGGCTGTTTTCAACCTGATGAAGGAAGCATTCAACGCTTTTATTCAGGAGCGTTCACATGAATTAAAATCGGAATTTTATATTCCCACCATCCTGGATCAGGTAGCCAACATGACCGATGTACCGGTCTTGGAATCTGCCGAAAAATGGCTGGGAGTAACTTATAAGGAAGATAAGCCAGTCGTTAAAGATCGATTGATTGAATTGGTTGAAAAAGGAAATTATCCATCGCAATTATTTTAAGGACTCATGAGTAAAATTCTCGTAACCGGAGGCACAGGATACATAGGTTCACACACAGCAGTTGAACTGTTGAATGTTGGATTCGAAGTAGTGATCATAGATGATCTTTCCAATTCCGAACTATCTGTGCTGGATGGCATCGAGGAGATCACAGGAAAAAGGCCATCATTTGCACAGTTTGACCTTATCGATAAATCAGCGCTGGAATCGTTTTTCAGGGAACATCAAAATATTTCAGGCATCATTCACTTTGCTGCTAAAAAAGCAGTTGGCGAATCAGTGCAACAACCGTTGATGTATTATCGAAATAATTTCGATTCATTACTCAATCTGCTGGAGATGATGTCGGTTCATAAGATACCAAACATCGTATTTTCTTCGTCGTGCACCGTATATGGGCAACCCGACAAACTCCCGGTTACTGAAGATACCCCTTTTCAACCTGCCGAGTCTCCTTATGGGTACTCTAAGCAAGTGTGCGAAATCATTTTACGTGATGCTTGCATAGCGGACCAATCATTAAATGCCATTGCTCTTCGATACTTCAATCCTACTGGTGCGCATGAGTCCGCCATCATCGGAGAATTGCCTAAAGGTGTTCCAGCTAATCTTGTACCTTTCATTACCCAGACAGCTGCGGGTATCCGAAAGCAATTGAAGGTATTTGGAAATGACTATGATACACCTGATGGCTCTGCAGTCAGAGATTATATTCACGTCGTGGACCTGGCCAAAGCACATGTCGTGGCCTTAAACCGACAGCTGAAGCAAAATCAGAAGTCAAACTACGAATTTTTCAATATTGGAACAGGCCAGGGGAATTCTGTGCTTGAAGTAGTCAAAACCTTTGAGCGGGTAAATGACTTAAAATTGAATTACCAGATCGTAGAGCGACGTTCCGGCGATATTGAAAATATATATGCAGATACGACGCTAGCCAATGAAGAACTTGGCTGGTCCGCCGAGCTTGGCATAGAAGAAATGCTTACCTCGGCGTGGAAATGGCAACAAAAACTTAGTAATCAATAGAACCCCCTTCCGAATGAGTGGCTTACACCTAGTATCCTGGAACGTAAATGGAATCCGGGCAATCATCAAAAAAGACTTCCCAAAAGATGTCCAGGAAATGGTGCCTGATGTCTTGTGCCTTCAAGAAACCAAAGGACAACCAGAAGATGTAAAAACTGCCCTACAGTTGTTTGATGATTACCACATTTACGTTAATTCGTCCAAAGCCAGAAAAGGATATTCTGGCACAGCGATCCTCTCAAAACAGGAGCCCCTTTCGGTGACCTACGACATGGGGATTGAGGAACACGATCAGGAAGGAAGGGTAATCACGGCAGAATATGAAAAATTTCACCTGGTCACGGTGTATACTCCCAACTCAGGAGAAGGCCTGAAGCGCCTGGATTATCGGGAAACCTGGGATGCCGCCTTCAAGGATCACATGGTGGCCCTTGAAAGCAAAAAGCCTGTGATTGTATGTGGTGACCTTAATGTGGCTCATACGGAAATTGACATTGCCAGGGCTAAGCCGAACTTCAACAAATCGGCAGGTTATACTCAAAGAGAGATCGATGGGCTGGACAATATCCTGGCCGAAGGCTATTTCGATACATTTCGACATTTTTATCCTGAAGAAGTAAAATACTCCTGGTGGAACTACAAATTCCGGGCACGTGAAAGAAACGTAGGCTGGAGAATCGATTATTTCCTGGCCAGTGAAGCTTTAAAAGACTCGGTGACAGCAGCAGAGATCTACAACGAACGCTTTGGGTCGGACCATTGCCCGGTCGGTCTCCGTGTAAACATTTAGTCAATACTTCATTTACCTAATCGTTAAACCCCAATAATGATGACCAAAAAAATTCCTTTGCACGACCTTCATGTGAGCCTGGGCGGCAAAATCGTTCCATTCGCAGGATACGAAATGCCTGTACGATATAGCTCCGACAAAGAGGAACACCTGACCGTTCGTAATGGTGTGGGTGTATTTGATGTTTCGCATATGGGCGAATTTCTGATCAAAGGGCCTGGCGCTTTGGACCTGATCCAAAAAGTGACCAGTAATGATGCCAGTAAGATCGTTGACGGACAGGCACAATACTCATGTTTCCCCAATGACAAAGGCGGTATTGTAGATGACCTGATCGTTTACCGATTCGGAGAAGAAGATTACATGATGGTCGTCAATGCCTCCAACATCGAGAAGGATTGGAATTGGGTAGCTAGCCACAATACGGCAGGGGTGACCATGGAAAACGTATCGGATGACATCTGTTTATTCGCGG
Coding sequences within:
- a CDS encoding exodeoxyribonuclease III codes for the protein MSGLHLVSWNVNGIRAIIKKDFPKDVQEMVPDVLCLQETKGQPEDVKTALQLFDDYHIYVNSSKARKGYSGTAILSKQEPLSVTYDMGIEEHDQEGRVITAEYEKFHLVTVYTPNSGEGLKRLDYRETWDAAFKDHMVALESKKPVIVCGDLNVAHTEIDIARAKPNFNKSAGYTQREIDGLDNILAEGYFDTFRHFYPEEVKYSWWNYKFRARERNVGWRIDYFLASEALKDSVTAAEIYNERFGSDHCPVGLRVNI
- a CDS encoding sugar phosphate nucleotidyltransferase, whose product is MQPTLVVLAAGMGSRYGSLKQIDAFGPSGETIIDYSVYDAIKAGFGKVVFVIRESLLEDFQKLYFDKFSDQIAIDYVFQELHNVPEGIAVPEDRVKPWGTGHAVLVAADKVKEPFAVINADDFYGADSFRLIADHLKGLDHQKVAGCMVGFQLPKTISEHGYVSRGVCEVDDSNHLLSITERTHITREADGNIYFKDEDNQVHLPESTIVSMNLMGFTPAVFNLMKEAFNAFIQERSHELKSEFYIPTILDQVANMTDVPVLESAEKWLGVTYKEDKPVVKDRLIELVEKGNYPSQLF
- the galE gene encoding UDP-glucose 4-epimerase GalE; the protein is MSKILVTGGTGYIGSHTAVELLNVGFEVVIIDDLSNSELSVLDGIEEITGKRPSFAQFDLIDKSALESFFREHQNISGIIHFAAKKAVGESVQQPLMYYRNNFDSLLNLLEMMSVHKIPNIVFSSSCTVYGQPDKLPVTEDTPFQPAESPYGYSKQVCEIILRDACIADQSLNAIALRYFNPTGAHESAIIGELPKGVPANLVPFITQTAAGIRKQLKVFGNDYDTPDGSAVRDYIHVVDLAKAHVVALNRQLKQNQKSNYEFFNIGTGQGNSVLEVVKTFERVNDLKLNYQIVERRSGDIENIYADTTLANEELGWSAELGIEEMLTSAWKWQQKLSNQ